The Triticum aestivum cultivar Chinese Spring chromosome 3A, IWGSC CS RefSeq v2.1, whole genome shotgun sequence genome includes a region encoding these proteins:
- the LOC123058012 gene encoding acyl transferase 7-like codes for MAAVNKSVERLAQRLVAPAEPTPVGPLRLSWLDRYPTQMALIESLHVFKPAPDGGNDAGPARTIERAMAQALVQYYPLAGRLGFTEEGGLLQVDCGGDGSGVWFTEAAAACALEDVEYLEHPMMIAKDELLPPTPAEEEDERRLVLLVQVTTFACGGFVVGFRFSHAVSDGPGAAQFMAAVGELARSSTVESLAVEPQWGREAIPDPAGAVVGSLPSPAGAKSLEYLAMDISADYIGHFKSQYNTEHAGSWCSAFEVLVAKAWQSRTRAAGFEPDSTVHLCFAMNARPLLHASLPRAGAGFYGNCYYIMRVSAPAGKVSGSSIPDVVKIIKDGKRRMPSEFARWATGEAGTDGGEDPYQITSDYRTLLVSDWTRLGFAEVDYSWGPPAHVVPLTNLDYIATCILVKPWAHKPGARLITQCVTPDRVAAFHQGMLDMN; via the coding sequence ATGGCGGCCGTGAACAAGTCCGTCGAGCGGCTGGCGCAGCGCCTGGTGGCCCCGGCCGAGCCCACGCCGGTCGGCCCGCTCCGCCTGTCCTGGCTTGATCGGTACCCCACCCAGATGGCGCTCATCGAGTCGCTGCACGTCTTCAAGCCGGCTCCTGACGGCGGCAACGACGCTGGCCCGGCAAGGACCATCGAGCGGGCTATGGCGCAGGCCCTGGTGCAGTACTACCCGCTCGCGGGACGCCTGGGGTTCACGGAGGAAGGTGGGCTGCTGCAGGTCgactgcggcggcgacggcagcggcgtcTGGTTCACGGAGGCCGCGGCCGCCTGCGCGCTCGAGGACGTGGAGTACCTGGAGCACCCCATGATGATCGCCAAGGACGAGTTGCTCCCGCCCACGCCcgccgaagaggaggacgagcgcaggCTCGTCTTGCTCGTCCAGGTCACCACCTTCGCGTGCGGCGGCTTCGTCGTCGGCTTCCGCTTTAGCCACGCCGTCTCCGACGGCCCCGGCGCCGCGCAGTTCATGGCTGCCGTCGGCGAGCTCGCCCGCAGCAGCACAGTAGAAAGCCTGGCGGTGGAGCCGCAGTGGGGCCGTGAGGCCATCCCGGACCCGGCCGGCGCCGTCGTCGGCAGCCTGCCGAGCCCCGCGGGCGCCAAGAGTCTCGAGTACCTCGCCATGGACATCTCGGCGGACTACATTGGACACTTCAAGTCCCAGTACAACACGgagcacgccggctcctggtgctCGGCGTTCGAGGTGCTGGTAGCCAAGGCCTGGCAGAGCCGAACCCGCGCCGCGGGTTTCGAGCCGGACTCCACCGTCCACCTCTGCTTCGCCATGAACGCCCGGCCGCTCCTGCACGCCTCGCTTCCGCGCGCCGGCGCCGGGTTCTACGGCAACTGCTACTACATCATGCGCGTCTCGGCGCCCGCGGGCAAGGTGTCCGGCTCCTCCATCCCGGACGTGGTGAAGATCATCAAGGACGGGAAGAGGCGGATGCCGTCGGAGTTCGCGCGGTGGGCGACCGGGGAGGCCGGGACGGACGGCGGCGAGGACCCTTACCAGATCACGTCGGACTACCGGACGCTGCTTGTGTCGGACTGGACGCGGCTCGGGTTCGCCGAGGTGGACTACAGCTGGGGCCCGCCGGCACACGTCGTGCCCCTGACGAACCTGGACTACATCGCGACGTGCATCCTGGTGAAGCCGTGGGCGCACAAGCCAGGGGCACGGCTCATCACCCAGTGCGTGACGCCCGACCGTGTCGCCGCCTTCCATCAGGGAATGCTCGACATGAACTGA